The following proteins are encoded in a genomic region of Primulina huaijiensis isolate GDHJ02 unplaced genomic scaffold, ASM1229523v2 scaffold25037, whole genome shotgun sequence:
- the LOC140967363 gene encoding peroxisomal and mitochondrial division factor 2-like, whose amino-acid sequence MADETINGEIYDDPELEITGDDASEASGLNQKVDILKQENNEIARENREYKQRIEELKDSVNVLRDENVELKKNVGEAESENKALGAVVARTAELEAEVARLQHDLVSTMSDLQESGIELSDLKRDLTGMKDREKEKDAKLEALQKERNLLVLKVENLEGVESTIRDELEGKEKCISGLKKKLNDLESTVGSIKTLETLKNDLEKTVDKMKVEIGDLESRVGEKEEVINEFIMKESAVLDDVSSVISGNSAVRVGRKGFVGNLKQKDWVVMAGSTFAAVAVMGVICYIKHTARKQ is encoded by the coding sequence ATGGCAGATGAGACGATCAACGGGGAAATTTACGATGATCCGGAATTGGAAATTACTGGGGATGATGCGTCGGAAGCTTCAGGGCTCAACCAGAAGGTGGATATCCTTAAGCAAGAAAACAATGAAATTGCACGGGAGAACAGGGAATATAAGCAGAGGATCGAAGAGTTGAAGGACTCTGTCAACGTGTTAAGAGATGAGAATGTGGAGCTCAAAAAGAATGTTGGTGAAGCAGAGTCAGAAAATAAGGCTTTAGGAGCAGTGGTGGCTAGAACTGCAGAGCTGGAAGCTGAGGTTGCAAGGCTGCAGCATGATTTGGTTTCTACCATGAGCGATTTGCAGGAGTCCGGTATCGAGTTATCCGATTTGAAGAGGGATTTGACAGGGATGAAAGAtagggaaaaggaaaaggatgCTAAGCTGGAGGCCTTGCAGAAAGAGAGGAACTTGCTGGTGTTGAAAGTTGAGAATTTGGAGGGAGTGGAAAGCACTATTAGGGATGAGTTGGAGGGAAAAGAAAAGTGTATCTCGGGTTTGAAGAAGAAACTCAACGACTTGGAGTCGACTGTGGGAAGTATCAAGACTTTGGAGACGTTGAAGAATGATTTGGAGAAGACAGTTGATAAAATGAAGGTTGAAATAGGTGATCTAGAGAGTAGAGTGGGGGAAAAAGAAGAGGTGATTAACGAGTTCATAATGAAGGAAAGTGCAGTTCTGGATGATGTTTCTAGTGTTATTAGTGGAAACTCTGCAGTAAGGGTTGGAAGGAAGGGATTTGTTGGTAATTTGAAGCAAAAGGATTGGGTGGTGATGGCAGGCTCAACCTTTGCTGCCGTAGCTGTGA